In one window of Comamonas testosteroni DNA:
- a CDS encoding aspartate aminotransferase family protein has protein sequence MQLADRQTSADLNRHDEQWLSAHWMPFTGNRNFKARPRIITGAQGAYYNDADGRRIFDGLSGLWCSGLGHGRREIAEAIGQAALQLDYSPAFQFGHPASFELANRIVALMPQGLEHVFFTGSGSEAADTSLKMARAYWRARGQGTKTRLIGREKGYHGVNFGGISVGGMGGNRKMFGQGIEADHLPHTQPPPGSFFKGQPQTDGRALADRLLDLIALHDASNIAAVIVEPMSGSGGVVIPPAGYLQRLREICTQHDILLIFDEVITGFGRLGAMTAAEAFGVTPDIMNIAKQVSNGAQPLGACVVSPAIYDQFMAAGGPQYMLEFAHGYTYSAHPVACAAGIAALDLLEREDGPGRVRTLAPFFEQAVHSLRGARHVLDIRNIGLAAGITIAPLPGEPARRPYEIAMKCWEAGFYVRYGGDTIQLAPPFISEQAEIERLINVLGDALQATD, from the coding sequence ATGCAGCTTGCAGACCGCCAGACATCCGCAGACCTCAACCGCCACGACGAGCAATGGCTGAGCGCCCACTGGATGCCGTTTACCGGCAATCGCAACTTCAAGGCCAGGCCCCGCATCATCACCGGCGCACAGGGGGCCTACTACAACGACGCCGATGGCCGGCGCATTTTCGACGGCCTCTCGGGCCTGTGGTGCTCGGGGCTGGGCCATGGCCGCCGCGAGATTGCCGAGGCCATTGGCCAAGCCGCGCTGCAACTCGACTACTCTCCCGCCTTCCAGTTCGGCCACCCTGCCTCGTTCGAGCTTGCCAACCGCATCGTGGCGCTGATGCCCCAGGGGCTTGAACATGTGTTCTTCACCGGCTCGGGATCGGAAGCGGCCGACACCTCGCTGAAGATGGCGCGCGCCTACTGGCGCGCCAGGGGCCAGGGCACCAAGACCCGGCTGATCGGGCGCGAAAAGGGCTATCACGGCGTGAACTTCGGCGGCATCTCGGTAGGCGGCATGGGGGGCAACCGCAAGATGTTCGGCCAGGGGATTGAAGCCGACCATCTGCCGCACACCCAGCCGCCACCCGGTTCGTTCTTCAAGGGCCAGCCCCAGACCGACGGACGCGCCCTGGCAGACCGGCTGCTCGATCTGATCGCCCTGCATGACGCCAGCAATATCGCGGCCGTGATCGTGGAGCCCATGTCGGGCTCGGGCGGGGTGGTGATTCCGCCCGCCGGCTATCTGCAGCGTTTGCGCGAGATCTGCACCCAGCACGACATCCTGCTGATCTTCGACGAGGTCATCACGGGCTTTGGCCGCCTCGGGGCGATGACGGCGGCTGAGGCCTTTGGCGTGACGCCGGACATCATGAATATCGCCAAGCAGGTCAGCAATGGCGCCCAGCCGCTGGGAGCCTGCGTGGTCTCGCCTGCCATCTATGACCAGTTCATGGCGGCTGGCGGGCCTCAGTACATGCTGGAATTTGCCCACGGCTATACCTATTCGGCCCATCCCGTGGCCTGCGCGGCAGGCATTGCAGCGCTGGATCTGCTGGAGCGCGAAGACGGCCCGGGCCGAGTGCGCACGCTGGCCCCCTTCTTCGAGCAGGCCGTGCACAGCCTCAGGGGCGCCAGGCATGTGCTGGACATCCGCAATATCGGCCTGGCGGCAGGCATCACGATTGCGCCCCTGCCTGGCGAGCCCGCCAGGCGCCCTTACGAGATCGCCATGAAATGCTGGGAGGCCGGCTTTTATGTGCGCTACGGCGGCGACACGATTCAACTGGCACCGCCCTTCATCAGCGAGCAGGCCGAGATCGAGCGACTAATCAACGTACTGGGCGATGCGCTGCAGGCCACTGACTGA
- the rsmA gene encoding 16S rRNA (adenine(1518)-N(6)/adenine(1519)-N(6))-dimethyltransferase RsmA, whose translation MKHIPRKRFGQNFLTDGAIIDNIVQAIDPKAGEPMVEIGPGLMALSQPLVERLGKLTVIELDRDLAARLRLRDDLDVVESDVLKVDFRALAARLGAAKLRVVGNLPYNISSPILFHLLEQVDVVQDQHFMLQKEVIDRMVADAGTSAYGRLSVMLQWRYAMEDVLFVPPGSFNPPPKVDSAVVRMIPREQPADLDPKLLEELVQVAFSQRRKILRNTLGKWLEAKGFAGEFDLQRRAEEVPVAEFEALAAQLS comes from the coding sequence ATGAAACATATTCCCCGCAAGCGCTTTGGTCAGAACTTTCTGACCGACGGCGCCATCATCGACAACATCGTCCAGGCCATCGATCCCAAGGCGGGCGAACCCATGGTCGAGATCGGCCCCGGTCTGATGGCGCTGTCGCAGCCCCTGGTCGAGCGCCTGGGCAAGCTCACCGTGATCGAGCTGGACCGCGACCTGGCGGCCCGTCTGCGTCTGCGCGACGATCTCGACGTGGTCGAGTCCGATGTGCTCAAGGTGGACTTCCGTGCGCTGGCCGCACGTCTGGGCGCGGCCAAGCTGCGCGTGGTCGGCAACCTGCCCTACAACATCTCCAGCCCCATTCTTTTCCATCTGCTGGAGCAGGTGGATGTGGTGCAGGATCAGCACTTCATGCTGCAAAAGGAAGTCATCGACCGCATGGTGGCCGATGCCGGCACCTCGGCCTACGGCCGCCTGTCGGTGATGCTGCAGTGGCGCTACGCCATGGAAGATGTGCTGTTCGTGCCGCCGGGCAGCTTCAATCCGCCTCCCAAGGTTGACAGCGCCGTGGTGCGCATGATTCCGCGCGAGCAGCCTGCGGATCTCGATCCCAAGCTGCTGGAAGAGCTGGTGCAGGTCGCTTTCAGCCAGCGCCGCAAGATCTTGCGCAACACCCTGGGCAAGTGGCTGGAAGCCAAGGGCTTTGCCGGCGAGTTCGATCTGCAGCGCCGCGCGGAAGAAGTGCCGGTCGCCGAATTCGAAGCCCTGGCGGCACAGCTTTCCTGA
- a CDS encoding peptidylprolyl isomerase, translating to MRFFSKTSNACAVAVALAVMAAGVQAQGLKSPGSKAKAVNDPSISRALEATAQPSGRQAPAATQGVRSADYIVAVVNSEPITNNEVRARMERVAQNVTEQGGQLPSQSELARQVLERLILERVQLQEAKDTGINVDNMTVDQAVANVARQNNTDKAGLLSRLKAEGLSEAQFRSEIRNQMLMQRVRERDVDGRVKVTEADIDRYLKEQKRPGDAAAGSAANLGHILITVPENASPAVVAEREAKAKQAAEAARKNPDFIAAVREFSDVPNGQGGGAMGMRPMSDYPELFSQQVGNAAVGAVVGPFRSGAGFHVLKVLEKSQAGAPVYITQNHARHILLTVGNGMTEAQAAKRLEDYKRRVESGQATFEQLAQEFSKDGSARNGGDLGWSSPGQFVPEFERVLDNLQPGQISNPVVSRFGVHLIQLIERRQEKLTEREQREMVRNVVRERKAEQDYETWLKELRGKAFVEYREPPQ from the coding sequence ATGCGTTTTTTCTCCAAGACATCCAATGCATGTGCTGTTGCCGTGGCACTGGCTGTAATGGCTGCCGGTGTGCAGGCCCAGGGCCTGAAGAGTCCCGGCAGCAAGGCCAAGGCTGTCAATGACCCCTCCATCTCGCGCGCATTGGAGGCTACGGCCCAGCCCTCGGGGCGCCAGGCTCCAGCAGCCACACAGGGTGTTCGCTCGGCTGACTACATCGTGGCCGTGGTCAATTCGGAGCCCATCACCAATAACGAAGTGCGTGCGCGCATGGAGCGCGTGGCGCAGAACGTGACCGAGCAGGGCGGTCAGCTACCCTCCCAGAGCGAGCTGGCCCGCCAGGTTCTGGAGCGCCTGATTCTCGAGCGCGTGCAGCTGCAGGAAGCCAAGGACACGGGCATCAACGTTGACAACATGACGGTCGATCAGGCCGTGGCCAATGTGGCGCGCCAGAACAATACCGACAAGGCCGGTCTGCTGTCGCGCCTGAAGGCCGAAGGGCTTTCCGAAGCGCAGTTCCGTTCGGAGATCCGCAACCAGATGCTGATGCAGCGTGTGCGCGAGCGTGATGTGGATGGCCGCGTCAAGGTCACGGAAGCGGACATCGATCGCTATCTCAAGGAGCAGAAGCGCCCCGGCGATGCGGCCGCTGGTTCGGCAGCCAATCTGGGCCATATCCTGATCACCGTGCCGGAAAACGCCAGCCCTGCCGTGGTGGCGGAGCGCGAAGCCAAGGCCAAGCAGGCGGCAGAAGCGGCGCGCAAGAACCCCGACTTCATCGCTGCCGTGCGTGAGTTCTCGGATGTGCCCAATGGCCAGGGTGGCGGCGCCATGGGCATGCGCCCCATGAGCGATTACCCCGAGCTGTTTTCTCAGCAGGTGGGCAATGCGGCAGTAGGTGCCGTCGTCGGTCCGTTTCGTTCGGGCGCTGGTTTCCACGTGCTCAAGGTGCTGGAAAAATCTCAGGCAGGAGCACCTGTATACATCACGCAGAACCACGCACGCCATATTCTGCTGACCGTAGGCAATGGCATGACCGAAGCCCAGGCTGCCAAGCGTCTGGAGGACTACAAGCGTCGTGTTGAATCCGGTCAGGCCACCTTCGAGCAACTGGCGCAGGAGTTCTCCAAGGACGGCAGCGCGCGCAATGGCGGTGATCTGGGCTGGTCTTCGCCCGGCCAGTTCGTGCCCGAGTTCGAACGCGTGCTCGACAACCTGCAGCCGGGCCAGATCAGCAACCCCGTGGTGTCGCGTTTCGGCGTGCACCTGATCCAGCTGATCGAGCGCCGCCAGGAAAAGCTCACCGAGCGCGAGCAGCGCGAAATGGTGCGCAACGTCGTGCGCGAGCGCAAGGCCGAGCAGGACTACGAAACCTGGCTCAAGGAACTGCGCGGCAAGGCCTTTGTGGAATACCGCGAGCCACCCCAATAA
- a CDS encoding LPS-assembly protein LptD, translating to MIRPLAWAVALAWAGAGMQAYAQSAETTASSSSSVAGELPALQLKSSSLLQESYPQEVRDQQPTYIKGDSLSGQPDLKASVHGEAELRRGDTMIRADKLDYAVPDDRINAVGSVHINQAGNVYEGATLDLQMDAFKGQFDNANYRFLATGGHGESSRVDFIDKDRSVVHDATYTTCQRDDEASWEPSWVLEAKTIHLDMAEEVGVAEGASLKFKGVTVLPVPRMSFPLSDKRKSGLLPPMIGMDKLGGIEYSQPYYWNIAPNRDMTITPTLMTKRGVNLTGQFRYLEPSYSGETYASYMPGDNLRNRDRWGYSWQHRTTIDTPVGGLGLNLNLNRVSDGDYWRDFRLAPVALRQRLLPSTANLSWAKGDGVLSLNVLRYQVQQDVTSPIAPPYSMVPQLQYRYTPLDLPHGLDFTVVADTTRFELIRPIAGQVGNNGQRSYVQAQMSRPFLSPGAFITPKLMLHTSMYQTDQLMSNGSKSANRTLPTFSLDSGLIFERDTSWFGKNLLQTFEPRAFYTYTPYRDQSMLPLYDTGRSDFNFASIFSENDYVGQDRIADNHLMTLGATSRFIDPESGAEKLKFAVAQRVRLSDQRVLLPGEVAATSKLSDILLGAAFNWTDKWSLEGTTQYNKDLNRTVRTTATARYSPGNYRTFNIGYRTQLDTVTKKPSSELVDVGWQWPINDLWGDKGKDLGAGRGQGGGRWYAVGRLNYSIKDNKLVDTVVGLEYDGCCWIGRVVLERLQSSVVQSNLRLLFQMEFVGFSRLSFGADPTSSLKQNVPRYQYLREAVTPPSRFTNYD from the coding sequence GTGATTCGTCCTCTGGCATGGGCTGTGGCACTGGCATGGGCGGGTGCTGGCATGCAGGCCTATGCCCAGTCGGCCGAGACGACAGCATCGTCCTCCTCCAGCGTTGCGGGCGAGTTGCCTGCGCTGCAACTCAAGTCCAGCAGTCTGTTGCAGGAGAGCTATCCTCAGGAAGTGCGCGACCAGCAGCCCACCTATATCAAGGGTGACAGCCTCTCCGGCCAGCCCGATCTCAAGGCCTCGGTCCATGGCGAGGCCGAGCTGCGCCGCGGCGACACCATGATCCGAGCGGACAAGCTCGACTATGCGGTTCCGGACGACAGGATCAACGCCGTGGGCTCGGTCCACATCAACCAGGCCGGCAATGTCTACGAGGGGGCGACGCTGGACCTGCAGATGGATGCCTTCAAGGGCCAGTTCGACAATGCCAACTATCGCTTTCTGGCCACGGGCGGCCATGGCGAGTCCTCGCGCGTGGACTTTATCGACAAGGATCGTTCGGTCGTCCATGACGCCACCTACACCACCTGCCAGCGTGATGACGAGGCCAGCTGGGAGCCGAGCTGGGTGCTCGAGGCCAAGACCATTCATCTGGACATGGCCGAAGAGGTGGGGGTGGCCGAGGGGGCGTCCTTGAAGTTCAAGGGCGTGACGGTCCTGCCCGTGCCGCGCATGAGCTTTCCGCTCTCGGACAAGCGCAAATCGGGCCTGCTGCCGCCCATGATAGGCATGGACAAGCTCGGCGGCATCGAGTACTCGCAGCCCTATTACTGGAATATCGCTCCCAATCGCGATATGACCATCACGCCCACGCTGATGACCAAGCGCGGCGTGAACCTGACGGGGCAGTTCCGCTATCTGGAGCCCAGCTACTCTGGTGAAACCTATGCCAGTTACATGCCGGGCGACAATCTGCGCAACCGGGATCGCTGGGGCTATTCCTGGCAGCATCGCACGACCATTGATACACCTGTCGGCGGTCTGGGGCTGAACCTCAATCTGAACCGCGTCAGCGACGGCGATTACTGGCGCGACTTCCGTCTGGCTCCCGTGGCCCTGCGCCAGCGCCTGCTGCCCAGTACGGCCAATCTGAGCTGGGCCAAGGGTGACGGGGTGCTGAGCCTCAATGTGCTGCGCTATCAAGTGCAGCAGGATGTGACTTCGCCGATTGCGCCGCCCTACAGCATGGTGCCGCAACTGCAGTACCGTTACACGCCGCTGGATCTGCCGCATGGGCTGGATTTCACCGTGGTTGCCGACACCACACGTTTCGAGCTGATTCGCCCCATCGCGGGCCAGGTGGGCAACAACGGTCAGCGCAGCTATGTTCAGGCACAGATGAGCCGGCCATTCCTGTCTCCCGGCGCCTTCATCACGCCCAAGCTGATGCTGCATACCTCCATGTATCAGACCGATCAGCTGATGAGCAACGGCAGCAAGAGCGCCAACCGGACCTTGCCCACCTTCAGCCTGGACAGCGGCCTGATCTTCGAGCGCGATACCTCCTGGTTCGGCAAGAATCTGCTGCAGACCTTCGAGCCCCGGGCCTTCTACACCTATACGCCTTATCGCGACCAGAGCATGCTGCCGCTCTATGACACAGGACGCAGCGACTTCAACTTCGCGAGTATTTTTTCCGAGAACGACTATGTCGGCCAGGACCGCATTGCCGACAACCACTTGATGACCCTGGGCGCGACTTCGCGCTTCATCGACCCCGAAAGCGGTGCCGAGAAGCTCAAGTTCGCCGTGGCCCAGCGCGTGCGCCTGTCCGATCAGCGCGTGCTGCTGCCCGGAGAGGTGGCCGCCACCAGCAAGCTTTCCGATATTTTGCTGGGCGCGGCCTTCAACTGGACCGACAAGTGGTCGCTGGAAGGCACGACCCAGTACAACAAGGACTTGAACCGCACGGTCCGTACCACGGCCACGGCGCGTTACAGCCCAGGCAACTATCGCACCTTCAACATCGGCTACCGCACGCAGCTGGATACGGTCACCAAGAAGCCCTCCAGCGAGCTGGTGGATGTGGGCTGGCAATGGCCCATCAATGACCTCTGGGGTGACAAGGGCAAGGATCTGGGCGCCGGTCGCGGTCAGGGCGGCGGCCGCTGGTACGCCGTGGGCCGCCTCAACTACTCCATCAAGGACAACAAGCTGGTGGATACCGTGGTCGGCCTGGAGTACGACGGTTGCTGCTGGATTGGCCGTGTGGTGCTGGAGCGTCTGCAAAGCTCGGTCGTCCAGTCCAATCTGCGTCTGCTGTTCCAGATGGAGTTCGTGGGCTTCTCGCGACTGAGCTTTGGTGCCGACCCCACCTCCAGTCTCAAGCAGAATGTGCCGCGTTACCAATATTTGCGTGAGGCGGTGACTCCGCCCAGCCGCTTTACCAATTACGATTAA
- a CDS encoding aminoglycoside phosphotransferase family protein yields MTAPITPTVGVAWADSARHAAFDAWLAPLAQKHLLLPATLRPASADASFRRYLRLDRSDGNSLIVMDAPPDKEDCAPFAKVQGLMNQAGLCVPQILDWDAGHGFMLLSDLGGQTVIEALHPEKPQDAEAWYRSAIEVLLDWQLASKAGNTGSLPLYDEALLRRELQLFPDWYIAKHRQFTLDDKQQALLGKAFDQIVAHNLQAPSVYVHRDFMMRNLMQPVSSGAPLGVLDFQDAVYGPITYDIASLLRDAFISWEEDFIIDITIRYWEKARKAGLVGANSASGWGDDFGEFYRGVEWMGLQRHLKVAGIFARLTLRDGKPKYLADAPRFIHYIRSTCNRYRALGPFLKLIDEIEGIQTQVGYAYGRM; encoded by the coding sequence ATGACCGCTCCTATCACCCCCACAGTTGGCGTTGCCTGGGCAGATTCTGCCCGCCACGCCGCATTCGACGCCTGGCTGGCACCGCTGGCTCAAAAGCACCTGCTGCTTCCTGCAACCCTGCGCCCCGCTTCGGCCGATGCGAGCTTTCGCCGCTATCTGCGCCTGGATCGCAGCGATGGCAACAGCCTGATCGTCATGGACGCGCCGCCGGACAAGGAAGATTGCGCGCCTTTTGCCAAGGTTCAGGGCCTGATGAACCAGGCCGGCCTGTGCGTACCGCAGATTCTGGACTGGGACGCCGGCCACGGCTTCATGCTGCTCAGCGACCTGGGCGGCCAGACCGTCATCGAGGCTCTGCACCCCGAAAAACCCCAGGATGCCGAAGCCTGGTACCGCTCGGCCATCGAGGTGCTGCTGGACTGGCAGTTGGCCTCCAAGGCCGGCAATACCGGCAGCTTGCCTCTCTATGACGAAGCCCTGCTGCGCCGCGAGCTGCAGCTGTTCCCCGACTGGTACATAGCCAAGCACCGCCAGTTCACACTGGACGACAAGCAGCAGGCCCTGCTCGGCAAGGCCTTCGATCAGATCGTCGCCCACAATCTGCAAGCCCCCAGTGTCTATGTGCACCGTGACTTCATGATGCGCAACCTGATGCAACCGGTGTCCAGCGGCGCGCCGCTGGGCGTGCTGGACTTCCAGGATGCCGTCTACGGCCCCATCACCTATGACATCGCCAGCCTGCTGCGAGATGCCTTCATCAGTTGGGAAGAGGACTTCATCATCGACATCACCATCCGTTACTGGGAAAAGGCCCGCAAGGCCGGCCTGGTGGGTGCCAACAGCGCCAGCGGCTGGGGTGATGACTTCGGCGAGTTCTACCGTGGGGTTGAATGGATGGGTCTGCAGCGCCACCTCAAGGTTGCGGGTATCTTTGCGCGCCTGACGCTGCGCGACGGCAAGCCCAAGTATCTGGCCGATGCGCCTCGTTTCATCCACTACATCCGCTCCACCTGCAACCGCTACCGCGCGCTGGGTCCGTTCCTCAAATTGATCGACGAGATCGAGGGTATCCAGACGCAGGTCGGTTACGCCTACGGAAGAATGTAG
- a CDS encoding 16S rRNA (uracil(1498)-N(3))-methyltransferase, with amino-acid sequence MPRYHCPIPLHIGNELDLPAGAARHVQVLRHQPGDVITLFEGQTGNGFTGGEFQATITRMGRSDVGVRVDSHSPAEREASRAVHLVVGMPANERMDWLVEKATELGAASIQPVMAARSVLKLKGDRADKKIERWQSIAVSACEQCGRNQVPVIHAPLSLADWLRSKQAPAADAARLVLSLREGNQPLRAAAGDAQAVWVLHGPEGGLTAQEEDWALEQGWKPASLGSRVLRAETASVATLSLLALE; translated from the coding sequence ATGCCGCGCTATCACTGCCCTATCCCACTACACATCGGCAACGAACTGGACCTGCCTGCAGGTGCCGCCCGCCATGTGCAGGTGCTGCGCCACCAGCCCGGCGATGTCATCACCCTGTTTGAGGGCCAGACCGGCAACGGTTTTACCGGAGGCGAGTTCCAGGCAACCATCACCCGCATGGGCCGCAGCGATGTAGGCGTGCGCGTGGACAGCCACAGCCCCGCCGAGCGCGAAGCCTCACGTGCCGTGCATCTGGTGGTGGGCATGCCCGCCAACGAGCGCATGGACTGGCTGGTGGAAAAAGCCACCGAACTGGGCGCTGCCAGCATCCAGCCCGTGATGGCGGCTCGCAGCGTGCTCAAGCTCAAGGGCGACCGCGCGGACAAGAAGATCGAGCGCTGGCAGTCGATTGCCGTCTCGGCCTGCGAGCAATGCGGGCGCAACCAGGTACCCGTGATTCATGCCCCACTGTCGCTGGCCGACTGGCTGCGCAGCAAGCAGGCGCCTGCGGCCGATGCAGCGCGTCTGGTGCTGTCGCTGCGCGAGGGCAATCAGCCGCTGCGCGCTGCCGCCGGCGATGCCCAGGCAGTCTGGGTGTTGCATGGCCCCGAAGGGGGCCTGACCGCCCAGGAAGAAGACTGGGCCCTGGAGCAAGGCTGGAAACCTGCCAGCCTCGGCTCCCGCGTGCTGCGCGCCGAAACAGCATCTGTTGCCACCCTGTCCCTGCTGGCCCTGGAGTAA
- a CDS encoding SOS response-associated peptidase, giving the protein MSSCHLSLAKPEFYLQNFRVEAPESLPEAVLTPRRMGLIIVNAAAESSAALLGQPFAAPEEGAPALPVERVLVPASFGLVPHWVKSASDGRLRALKLVTAKIDNLTTGTAFRDAWLAGQRCIVPMQAFQVDDLRPGKPLPTRITRVDNQPMGAAGVWARWVGEDGEVIVSYALITINANAHALMNRYGQPGNDKAMPAILNEGAYDAWLNAKVNKAKEFLRPYPAEKLRANPVEKGRKQPPPLL; this is encoded by the coding sequence ATGAGCAGCTGTCACCTTTCTCTGGCCAAGCCCGAGTTTTATCTGCAGAACTTTCGCGTGGAGGCTCCCGAGTCTCTGCCCGAGGCTGTACTGACCCCGCGTCGCATGGGTCTCATCATCGTCAATGCAGCTGCAGAATCCTCTGCAGCGCTTTTGGGTCAACCGTTTGCAGCTCCCGAAGAAGGAGCACCTGCGCTGCCAGTGGAGCGAGTACTGGTGCCCGCCAGCTTCGGCCTGGTGCCGCACTGGGTCAAGTCCGCGTCTGACGGCCGCCTGCGCGCGCTCAAGCTGGTGACCGCAAAAATAGACAATCTGACCACGGGAACGGCGTTTCGCGATGCCTGGCTGGCTGGCCAGCGCTGCATCGTGCCCATGCAGGCCTTTCAGGTCGACGACCTGCGCCCCGGCAAGCCCCTGCCCACCCGCATCACCCGCGTGGACAACCAGCCCATGGGCGCCGCCGGCGTCTGGGCGCGCTGGGTCGGTGAGGACGGCGAGGTCATCGTCAGCTACGCCCTCATCACCATCAATGCCAATGCCCATGCGCTGATGAACCGCTACGGCCAGCCCGGCAACGACAAGGCCATGCCCGCCATCCTCAACGAAGGTGCATATGACGCCTGGCTCAATGCCAAGGTGAACAAGGCCAAGGAGTTTCTGCGCCCCTACCCTGCGGAAAAGCTGCGTGCCAACCCGGTGGAAAAAGGCCGCAAGCAGCCGCCGCCCCTGCTGTGA
- a CDS encoding alpha/beta hydrolase, with amino-acid sequence MTPTDSSTYPSRLLHMAASDATQLALRDWPLAPGVKPRAQVLLVHGLGEHSGRYAALARRLNDWGFAVRAYDQYGHGLSGGPQGGLTSDMRLLDDLAVVLDATRAAMPKHQPLVLLGHSLGGLVAADFVASGLRHVDGLVLSSAALALHLSGVQKALVASLPRLLPNLRVTNGLQSAHLSHDPEVALAYDADALQHRRISARLARYMAEGGRHVLSKAPAWCVPTLLLWAGDDKLVNPAGSAAFAAQAPRDLVQSQCFETAYHEIFNESPELAAPVFARLEQWLDQCFPAA; translated from the coding sequence ATGACGCCCACCGATTCCAGTACCTATCCGTCCCGGCTGCTGCATATGGCCGCATCTGACGCCACCCAGCTTGCGCTGCGCGACTGGCCGCTGGCGCCGGGCGTCAAGCCCCGTGCCCAGGTGCTGCTGGTCCATGGTCTGGGCGAGCACAGCGGCCGCTATGCCGCGCTGGCCCGGCGGCTCAATGACTGGGGCTTTGCGGTGCGGGCCTATGACCAGTACGGTCACGGCCTCTCGGGCGGGCCCCAGGGCGGTCTGACCAGCGATATGCGCCTGCTCGACGATCTGGCGGTGGTGCTGGATGCCACGCGTGCAGCCATGCCCAAGCATCAGCCTCTGGTGCTGCTGGGCCATAGCCTGGGTGGGCTGGTTGCTGCAGATTTTGTCGCTTCGGGCCTGCGCCATGTGGACGGGCTGGTGCTGTCCTCTGCGGCGCTGGCCCTGCATCTGTCGGGTGTGCAAAAGGCGCTGGTGGCGAGCTTGCCCAGACTGCTGCCCAATCTGCGCGTGACCAATGGCCTGCAGTCTGCCCATCTCTCGCATGATCCCGAAGTGGCGCTGGCCTATGACGCCGATGCGCTGCAGCACCGGCGCATCAGCGCCCGGCTGGCGCGCTATATGGCCGAGGGCGGCCGCCATGTGCTGTCCAAGGCGCCGGCCTGGTGCGTGCCCACGCTGCTGCTATGGGCGGGCGATGACAAGCTGGTCAACCCGGCCGGCAGCGCCGCCTTTGCCGCCCAGGCGCCACGCGATCTGGTGCAGTCCCAGTGCTTTGAGACGGCCTATCACGAGATATTCAACGAGAGCCCTGAACTTGCCGCGCCGGTATTTGCGCGGCTCGAGCAGTGGCTGGACCAGTGCTTTCCTGCGGCTTGA